One genomic segment of Bacteroides caccae includes these proteins:
- the kduI gene encoding 5-dehydro-4-deoxy-D-glucuronate isomerase codes for MKTNYEIRYAAHPEDAKNYDTTRIRRDFLIEKIFVPNEVNMVYSMYDRMVVGGAFPVGEVLTLEAIDPLKAPFFLTRREMGIYNVGGPGIVKAGDAVFELDYKEALYLGSGDREVTFESKDASHPAKFYFNSLTAHRNYPDRKVTKADAVVAEMGSLEGSNHRNINKMLVNQVLPTCQLQMGMTELAPGSVWNTMPAHVHSRRMEAYFYFEIPEEHAICHFMGEVGETRHIWMKGDQAVLSPEWSIHSAAATHNYTFIWGMGGENLDYGDQDFSLITDLK; via the coding sequence ATGAAAACGAACTATGAAATTCGCTATGCTGCGCATCCCGAAGATGCAAAAAACTATGATACTACAAGAATCCGCAGAGATTTCTTAATCGAAAAGATATTTGTCCCCAATGAAGTGAATATGGTATATTCCATGTACGACCGTATGGTGGTGGGCGGTGCGTTTCCGGTAGGGGAGGTACTGACGCTTGAAGCAATCGATCCGCTGAAAGCTCCGTTCTTCCTGACCCGTCGTGAAATGGGTATTTACAACGTAGGCGGCCCCGGTATCGTGAAGGCAGGCGACGCTGTATTCGAACTTGATTATAAAGAGGCTCTTTATCTGGGTTCGGGCGACCGTGAAGTGACCTTTGAAAGCAAAGACGCTTCTCATCCCGCTAAATTCTATTTCAATTCACTGACTGCACATCGCAACTATCCCGACCGCAAAGTGACGAAAGCCGATGCGGTAGTGGCTGAAATGGGCTCTTTGGAAGGCTCCAACCATCGTAATATCAATAAGATGTTGGTGAACCAGGTATTGCCTACCTGCCAGCTCCAAATGGGTATGACCGAGCTTGCTCCGGGCAGCGTATGGAACACGATGCCGGCCCACGTGCACAGCCGTCGTATGGAGGCTTATTTCTATTTCGAAATTCCCGAAGAACACGCTATCTGTCATTTCATGGGTGAAGTAGGCGAGACGCGCCACATCTGGATGAAAGGCGATCAGGCGGTGCTCTCTCCCGAATGGTCTATCCATTCGGCTGCGGCTACCCACAATTATACTTTCATCTGGGGTATGGGCGGAGAGAACCTTGATTACGGCGATCAGGACTTCTCATTGATTACAGACTTGAAATAA
- a CDS encoding carboxypeptidase-like regulatory domain-containing protein, whose product MKKRFVLLLACLLAGIGLAIAQTPKTITGVVISEEDNQPVVGASVLVKGTAIGTTTNVDGKFTISNVPSSARTKSIGYPLS is encoded by the coding sequence ATGAAAAAAAGATTTGTGTTGTTATTGGCCTGCTTATTAGCAGGAATCGGTCTGGCGATTGCCCAAACACCTAAAACAATCACAGGGGTTGTCATTTCAGAAGAAGACAATCAGCCTGTTGTAGGGGCATCCGTACTAGTAAAGGGCACAGCTATCGGAACTACTACCAATGTAGACGGAAAGTTCACGATCAGCAATGTACCAAGTTCTGCTAGAACTAAATCAATCGGTTATCCCCTTTCATAA
- a CDS encoding SusC/RagA family TonB-linked outer membrane protein, giving the protein MKISYIGMKAQEVSIKPGTMKIVMQPDAEVLDEVVVTGMTKVDKRLFTGAADRLTAASVKLDGLPDISRGLEGRSAGVSVQNVSGTFGTAPKIRVRGATSIYGNSKPLWVVDGVIMDDVVEVSADQLSSGDAVTLISSAIAGLNADDIESFQILKDGSATSIYGARAMSGVIVVTTKQGKAGTSRLSYTGEFTMRMKPSYRNFNLMNSQDQMGIYKEMRDKGDLNFASVYRASNSGVYGKMYQLNNWYDKTNGMYGLAQTPEAQNAYLREAEYRNTDWFDLLFSNAIMMNHSVSYATGTEKSTSYVSVSAMVDPGWMLQNKVQRYTANLNNSYKIVKDLSLNVIANASYRQQKAPGTLGQSSDAASGTVSRGFDINPYSYALNTSRTLDPNEYYMRNYSDFNIFNELNANNISLDVIDLKFQAELKWKLFRKLELSALGALKYSATSQEHKIRENSNQALAYRAMGDGTIINRNSWLYKDPDDPYALPVSILPKGGFYNTAQYKMLSYDFRAAASYNDVFNDTHIVNVYAGMESNAQNRTANSFDGWGMQYENGEIPFFDYLAFKKLREGNTNYYDLTNTKKRNVAFFGTATYSYKGRYIITGTGRYEGSNRLGKSRSARWLPTWNIAGAWNMHEEEFFKKLEPALSHFTLKASYSLTADVGPSNVSNSKIIINSYTPWRPSAGVSESGLQIVDLENSDLTYEKKHEMNIGLDMGFLDNRINLEAAWYKRDNYDLIGAITTQGVGGSVERMANVASMKSHGFEFTLSTRNIESRNFQWSTDFIFGYNKTEVTDFKSRSRVFDLISGVGFAREGYPVRGLFSIPFEGLDSDGFPIFSFNGKTVTKANYGSLNLQQSTDVDFLKYEGPTDPTITGSIGNIFTYKNFRLNVFVTYSGGNKVRLDPMFRSSYSDLDATPKDFKNRWVLPGDEKVTDIPVMASSFERNQYANLSIAYNSYNYSTARIASGAFVRLKEVSLSYDFPKEWLKSTPISSVGLKIQGTNLALLYADSKLNGQDPEFFRSGGVSAPVPKQFTLTLKVGF; this is encoded by the coding sequence TTGAAAATCAGCTACATCGGGATGAAAGCGCAAGAAGTATCCATTAAACCGGGGACGATGAAAATCGTTATGCAGCCGGATGCCGAAGTACTGGACGAAGTCGTGGTTACAGGTATGACAAAAGTAGACAAGCGTCTTTTTACTGGTGCGGCCGATCGTTTGACAGCGGCAAGTGTAAAGCTGGATGGTCTGCCTGATATTAGCCGTGGACTGGAAGGCCGGTCTGCCGGCGTATCTGTTCAAAACGTATCCGGTACCTTTGGTACAGCTCCTAAAATCAGGGTTCGTGGTGCCACGTCAATTTATGGTAATTCCAAACCATTGTGGGTAGTAGATGGCGTTATTATGGACGATGTCGTAGAAGTCAGTGCCGATCAATTATCTTCGGGAGATGCGGTTACTTTGATTAGTTCGGCTATTGCGGGGTTGAATGCAGATGACATTGAGAGTTTTCAAATATTGAAAGACGGTTCGGCAACTTCTATTTACGGAGCGCGTGCAATGTCGGGTGTGATTGTTGTTACTACTAAGCAGGGTAAGGCAGGTACAAGTAGGTTGAGTTACACGGGTGAGTTTACTATGCGGATGAAGCCGTCTTACCGTAACTTTAACCTGATGAATTCTCAAGACCAAATGGGGATTTATAAAGAAATGCGTGATAAAGGTGATTTGAACTTTGCCAGCGTGTATCGTGCTTCCAATAGTGGTGTGTATGGGAAAATGTATCAGTTGAATAACTGGTATGACAAAACCAACGGAATGTATGGTCTTGCTCAAACTCCTGAAGCTCAGAATGCTTATCTGCGCGAAGCCGAATATAGAAATACCGATTGGTTCGACTTGCTTTTCAGTAATGCCATTATGATGAATCACTCCGTCAGTTATGCTACCGGTACGGAGAAATCCACTTCTTATGTCTCAGTAAGTGCCATGGTCGATCCCGGCTGGATGTTGCAAAATAAGGTGCAACGATACACGGCTAATTTGAATAATAGTTATAAGATAGTCAAAGACTTGTCGCTCAACGTGATTGCCAATGCTTCTTATCGTCAGCAGAAAGCTCCGGGAACATTGGGACAGAGTTCTGATGCAGCTTCCGGCACAGTGAGCCGTGGATTTGATATCAATCCTTATAGTTATGCTCTGAACACTTCCAGAACCCTTGATCCGAACGAGTATTATATGCGTAACTATTCTGATTTTAATATTTTCAACGAACTGAATGCCAACAATATCTCTTTGGACGTTATCGATTTGAAGTTTCAGGCGGAATTGAAATGGAAACTTTTCCGCAAACTGGAACTGAGCGCTTTAGGCGCCTTGAAGTATTCCGCCACATCACAAGAACACAAAATACGCGAAAACTCAAACCAGGCATTGGCATACCGGGCTATGGGAGATGGCACGATTATCAACCGTAACTCATGGCTGTATAAAGATCCGGATGATCCTTATGCACTTCCGGTGTCTATCTTGCCTAAGGGAGGTTTTTATAATACAGCGCAATATAAGATGCTGAGTTATGACTTCCGTGCTGCTGCTTCATATAATGATGTGTTTAATGATACGCATATTGTCAACGTTTATGCAGGTATGGAATCGAATGCTCAAAATCGTACGGCAAATAGCTTTGACGGCTGGGGGATGCAGTATGAAAACGGTGAAATTCCTTTCTTTGATTACCTTGCTTTCAAGAAACTGCGCGAGGGTAATACAAACTATTATGACCTTACTAATACCAAGAAACGTAACGTAGCTTTCTTCGGAACTGCCACTTACTCATATAAGGGACGGTATATCATTACAGGCACAGGTCGTTATGAAGGCTCCAACCGTTTGGGAAAGTCACGCTCTGCCCGCTGGTTGCCTACTTGGAATATTGCCGGTGCATGGAATATGCATGAAGAGGAGTTTTTCAAGAAACTAGAACCTGCTTTATCTCATTTTACATTGAAAGCCTCGTATAGTTTGACGGCTGATGTAGGTCCGAGTAATGTGTCAAACTCCAAGATTATTATTAACAGCTATACTCCTTGGCGTCCGTCGGCAGGTGTTTCTGAATCGGGATTACAGATTGTAGATCTTGAAAACAGTGATTTGACCTACGAAAAGAAGCATGAGATGAATATCGGTTTGGATATGGGATTTCTTGACAACCGTATCAATCTTGAAGCTGCGTGGTACAAACGTGATAATTATGATTTGATCGGTGCAATTACAACTCAAGGTGTCGGTGGTTCGGTAGAACGTATGGCAAACGTAGCTTCTATGAAGTCCCATGGCTTTGAATTTACTCTCTCTACCCGCAATATCGAAAGCCGTAACTTCCAATGGTCTACCGATTTCATATTCGGATATAATAAGACGGAAGTAACCGATTTCAAGTCACGTTCGCGTGTATTCGACTTGATCTCCGGCGTTGGGTTTGCCCGTGAAGGTTATCCGGTACGCGGTTTGTTTTCTATTCCGTTCGAAGGATTGGATTCGGATGGCTTTCCGATATTCAGTTTTAACGGAAAAACCGTAACGAAAGCAAACTATGGCAGTCTGAACCTGCAACAATCGACAGATGTGGATTTCCTTAAATATGAAGGTCCTACCGATCCGACTATAACAGGAAGTATTGGTAATATCTTTACCTATAAGAATTTCCGCTTAAATGTATTTGTCACTTACTCCGGTGGTAACAAAGTCCGCTTGGACCCGATGTTCCGTTCGTCGTATAGTGACTTGGATGCCACTCCGAAAGATTTCAAGAACCGTTGGGTGTTGCCGGGTGATGAAAAGGTGACGGACATCCCTGTAATGGCCAGTTCTTTTGAACGCAATCAATATGCGAACCTGAGTATTGCCTACAATTCGTATAACTATTCTACTGCACGCATTGCCAGTGGTGCTTTCGTCCGCTTGAAAGAGGTTTCTCTTTCTTATGATTTTCCGAAAGAATGGCTGAAGTCTACCCCTATCAGTAGTGTCGGATTGAAAATACAGGGTACGAACCTTGCCCTGCTTTATGCAGACTCGAAATTGAATGGGCAGGACCCCGAATTCTTCCGTTCCGGTGGTGTGTCGGCACCTGTGCCCAAGCAGTTTACTTTGACATTGAAAGTTGGATTTTAA
- a CDS encoding RagB/SusD family nutrient uptake outer membrane protein, which translates to MKTRNKIILLLALALTCMITSCESYLDTMPDQRTELNSVRKVKDLLMSAYSTASSIQMEEFMSDNRMDNGEKYGFPSNILMQGYYWEEMTDINQDTPRYLWNGCYSAIAAANQALQAIEELGDPEEAQPYKGEALMCRAYGHFALAKIFCMAYGDDADTNLGIPYITAPETNVGVQYERGTLAETYAMIDKDIEEGLPLISSEAYDIPLYHFNQNAAYAFAAQFNLFYNKFDKAIRYATEAIGEDPSSVLRNMGGYAQFPSSMEYTLAYISSDEPANLMLQQTMSWWGSNYKSAYRYGHSREICEKQTIWSKGPYGSLKVYETVLGYGDQSIFVPKMDQFKEIANAITGSYYGRQVAFAFTTDKTLLNRAEAYVLSKQYDKAVNDLQYWYRIKAATKVPDKDELNLFYETVDPTTNGKPLDPKFALEAGLQTNLLKAVIHARRIETVHEGERWQDIKRFGIEISHNIENESPIVLKAHDLRKAVQIPASVVEAGMQPNPR; encoded by the coding sequence ATGAAAACAAGAAATAAAATAATATTATTGCTGGCACTCGCATTGACGTGCATGATTACTTCATGTGAAAGTTATCTGGATACCATGCCCGATCAGCGTACGGAATTGAACTCTGTGAGAAAAGTGAAAGATTTGCTGATGTCTGCCTATTCTACAGCTTCATCCATACAAATGGAAGAATTTATGTCGGACAACCGTATGGACAATGGAGAAAAATATGGTTTTCCTTCCAATATACTGATGCAGGGTTACTATTGGGAAGAAATGACCGATATCAATCAAGATACGCCAAGATATTTATGGAATGGATGTTATAGTGCGATTGCTGCTGCTAACCAGGCATTGCAGGCGATTGAAGAACTGGGAGATCCGGAGGAGGCGCAGCCTTATAAGGGGGAAGCGCTGATGTGTCGTGCCTATGGGCATTTTGCTTTAGCCAAAATATTCTGTATGGCTTATGGGGATGATGCAGATACTAATCTGGGAATACCCTATATCACTGCTCCCGAAACAAATGTCGGTGTACAATATGAGCGTGGTACATTGGCAGAGACGTATGCCATGATTGATAAAGATATTGAAGAAGGATTACCGCTGATTAGTTCCGAGGCCTATGATATTCCCTTATATCACTTCAATCAGAATGCAGCCTATGCTTTTGCCGCACAATTCAATTTGTTTTATAATAAGTTCGACAAGGCGATTCGTTATGCTACGGAGGCTATTGGTGAGGACCCGTCATCTGTGTTGAGAAATATGGGAGGATATGCTCAATTTCCCAGTTCTATGGAATATACGCTGGCATACATTAGTAGCGACGAACCGGCTAATCTGATGTTACAGCAAACGATGTCATGGTGGGGGAGTAACTATAAATCGGCTTATCGCTACGGTCATAGCCGTGAGATTTGTGAGAAACAGACTATCTGGTCGAAGGGTCCTTATGGTAGTTTGAAAGTATATGAAACAGTCTTGGGATATGGTGACCAGTCTATTTTTGTTCCTAAAATGGACCAGTTTAAAGAGATTGCCAATGCCATTACAGGTAGTTATTATGGACGTCAGGTTGCGTTTGCTTTTACCACTGATAAGACATTGTTGAATCGTGCTGAGGCTTATGTGCTCTCTAAGCAATATGATAAGGCAGTGAACGATTTACAGTATTGGTATCGTATTAAAGCGGCTACTAAAGTACCCGACAAAGATGAACTGAATCTTTTTTATGAGACAGTAGATCCTACGACTAACGGTAAACCACTTGATCCCAAGTTTGCTCTGGAAGCAGGATTACAGACAAATTTGCTGAAAGCAGTCATTCATGCCCGTCGTATTGAGACGGTGCACGAAGGGGAAAGGTGGCAGGATATTAAGCGTTTCGGTATTGAGATTTCCCATAATATAGAGAACGAATCTCCTATTGTGCTGAAAGCTCACGACCTCCGTAAAGCTGTTCAAATTCCGGCGTCTGTCGTAGAGGCTGGTATGCAGCCTAATCCAAGATAG
- a CDS encoding DUF4861 domain-containing protein: protein MKKIFILFAVAFIGFASCVESKQVMTVTVTNPLGLERAGEMIEVPMSYVVAKLKLADTAQIVVLDIDGQQVPYQVTYDEKVVFPVTVKANGTATYTIQPGTPEPFNVIACGKYYSERLDDVAWENDLGGYRAYGPALQARGERGFGYDLFTKYNTTQPVLEGMYAEELNKEKRAKIAELRKTDPKAASELQRAISYHIDHGYGMDCYAVGPTLGCGTAALMQGDTIIYPYCYRTQEILDNGPLRFTVKLEFNPLVVRGDSNVIETRVITLDAGSYLNKAVISYTNMKEAMPVTTGIVLREPDGVVAADAANGYITYVDPTTDRKGGNGKIFIGAAFPAQVKEAKVVLLSEKEKKERGGADGHVLAISEYEPGSEYTYYWGSAWNKGAIKTVDVWNKYMAEYAQKLRAPLTVAY, encoded by the coding sequence ATGAAAAAGATATTTATTCTGTTTGCCGTTGCTTTTATCGGCTTTGCTTCCTGCGTCGAAAGCAAGCAGGTTATGACGGTGACCGTGACCAATCCGCTGGGTTTAGAGCGTGCGGGAGAGATGATTGAAGTGCCGATGAGCTATGTCGTTGCCAAGTTGAAACTGGCCGATACAGCGCAAATTGTGGTGCTTGACATAGACGGACAGCAAGTTCCGTATCAGGTGACGTATGATGAGAAGGTTGTTTTCCCGGTTACGGTGAAAGCGAATGGTACAGCCACTTATACTATCCAACCGGGCACTCCGGAACCTTTCAACGTAATTGCCTGCGGCAAATATTATTCCGAACGTCTGGACGACGTTGCATGGGAGAATGACCTGGGCGGTTACCGTGCTTATGGTCCTGCATTGCAGGCAAGAGGTGAACGTGGCTTTGGTTATGACCTCTTTACGAAGTACAATACCACCCAGCCAGTTCTTGAAGGTATGTACGCTGAAGAACTCAATAAGGAAAAGCGTGCCAAGATAGCTGAACTGAGAAAAACAGATCCTAAAGCGGCTTCTGAACTGCAAAGAGCCATTTCCTATCATATCGATCACGGTTATGGAATGGACTGTTATGCCGTAGGTCCTACGCTGGGTTGCGGTACGGCTGCTTTGATGCAGGGCGACACGATCATCTATCCATACTGTTATCGCACGCAGGAAATCCTTGATAATGGTCCGTTGCGTTTCACGGTGAAACTGGAATTTAATCCGTTGGTAGTCCGCGGTGATTCTAATGTGATAGAGACGCGTGTGATTACTCTGGATGCGGGTTCGTACCTCAATAAAGCCGTAATCTCTTATACAAACATGAAAGAGGCAATGCCTGTAACCACCGGAATCGTTCTCCGTGAGCCGGACGGCGTTGTTGCAGCCGATGCGGCGAATGGCTATATTACTTATGTAGATCCTACCACCGACCGCAAGGGAGGAAACGGCAAGATATTCATCGGTGCTGCTTTCCCTGCACAGGTGAAGGAGGCTAAAGTGGTGCTTCTTTCTGAAAAGGAAAAGAAGGAGCGTGGCGGAGCCGACGGTCATGTGTTGGCTATCAGCGAATACGAACCGGGTTCTGAATATACTTATTACTGGGGTTCTGCCTGGAATAAGGGGGCTATCAAAACTGTGGATGTTTGGAATAAATACATGGCCGAATATGCTCAGAAATTACGTGCTCCGCTGACGGTAGCATATTAG
- a CDS encoding gluconate 5-dehydrogenase codes for MNQYLNFSLKGKVALVTGASYGIGFAIASAFAEQGATVCFNDINQELVDKGMAAYAAKGIKAHGYVCDVTDEPAVQAMVATIAKEVGTIDILVNNAGIIRRVPMHEMEAADFRKVIDIDLNAPFIVSKAVLPAMMEKRAGKIINICSMMSELGRETVSAYAAAKGGLKMLTRNICSEYGEYNIQCNGIGPGYIATPQTAPLREPQADGSRHPFDSFICAKTPAGRWLDPEELTGPAVFLASEASNAVNGHVLYVDGGILAYIGKQPK; via the coding sequence ATGAATCAGTATTTGAATTTTTCTTTGAAAGGTAAAGTAGCTCTCGTTACAGGTGCTTCTTACGGTATCGGTTTTGCTATCGCATCTGCTTTTGCAGAACAAGGTGCTACTGTTTGTTTTAACGACATCAATCAGGAGTTGGTAGACAAAGGTATGGCTGCATACGCTGCAAAGGGAATTAAGGCTCATGGTTATGTATGCGACGTAACAGACGAACCGGCTGTTCAGGCTATGGTTGCTACTATCGCAAAAGAAGTAGGTACAATTGACATCCTTGTAAATAACGCAGGTATTATCCGCCGTGTTCCTATGCACGAAATGGAAGCTGCTGATTTCCGTAAAGTAATCGACATCGACTTGAATGCTCCGTTTATCGTTTCCAAGGCTGTTTTGCCTGCTATGATGGAAAAGCGTGCCGGTAAGATTATCAACATCTGTTCTATGATGTCTGAGCTGGGTCGTGAAACTGTTTCTGCTTATGCTGCCGCTAAGGGTGGTCTGAAGATGCTGACTCGCAATATCTGCTCTGAATATGGCGAATACAACATCCAGTGTAATGGCATCGGCCCGGGTTACATCGCTACTCCGCAAACTGCTCCTCTTCGTGAGCCGCAGGCAGATGGAAGCCGCCACCCGTTCGATTCATTCATCTGCGCCAAGACTCCGGCCGGCCGTTGGCTGGATCCGGAAGAATTGACCGGTCCTGCTGTATTCCTTGCATCAGAAGCTTCTAACGCTGTCAACGGACACGTTCTTTACGTAGACGGTGGTATCCTTGCTTACATCGGAAAACAACCGAAATAA